In Argopecten irradians isolate NY chromosome 11, Ai_NY, whole genome shotgun sequence, one DNA window encodes the following:
- the LOC138334284 gene encoding uncharacterized protein — MEVYPVPVFSPPDLCDGERRCRDMWMEFVYIVVIPAGIILLLAMVLSMVLCCSCTRRRKKSESQEDISLDKYNSIRRASQGLRELSRKRDTLLLSSRSGSMTLDREHRYRRGMQGRDTCQSAPSTLQRDRRRDRRQARSASPPPYQLPPQYTVNNGEVMDRSSTTPHSHTTSENDALISH; from the exons ATGGAGGTGTACCCGGTGCCTGTGTTCAGCCCACCTGATCTGTGTGATGGGGAGCGGAGATGTCGTGATATGTGGATGGAGTTTGTGTATATTGTGGTGATTCCTGCAGGCATCATACTCTTGTTGGCCATGGTCCTTAGCATGGTGCTCTGCTGTAGCTGTACAAGGAG GAGGAAGAAATCAGAAAGTCAGGAAGA CATCAGTCTGGATAAATACAACTCCATCAGAAGAGCATCACAAGGTCTTCGGGAACTCTCTAGGAAAAGAGATACACTACTGTTGTCAAGTCGCAGTGGATCGATGACTCTCGATCGAGAACACCGCTACCGTAGAGGCATGCAGGGACGAGATACGTGTCAGTCTGCCCCTAGTACACTTCAGAG AGATCGTAGGCGTGACAGACGACAGGCACGCAGTGCTTCCCCTCCGCCATATCAGCTTCCACCTCAGTACACAGTCAACAATGGCGAGGTCATGGACAG GTCCTCCACTACACCCCACAGTCACACAACGTCGGAGAATGATGCCCTCATATCACACTGA